GGCTTGCCGCCATCGCCGAAACCGGCCGCTTCCAGCTGATCCGCAGCTTCACCCGCGCGACCGGCTTCACCCCCCATGCCTATGTTCTGGAACGCCGCGTCCAGCTCGCCCGCCGCCTGATCACCACCGGCACGCCCCTCGCCGAAGCCGCCGCCGAAGCCGGCTTCGCCGACCAGAGCCACATGACCCGCCACATGACCCGCCGGCTGGGCGCGACGCCGGGGGTTTGGGCGGGGGGGGTCGGGCGAGCGGGGGCCGCACCGCTGACGCGGCATTGCCCCGCGGATCAGCCGCCCGCCAGCTGCCGCAGAACCGCCGCCCGCCAGATCAGGGCATCCGCCTCGACCTCCTCGGCGGTGACGAGATCGCCGGCATCCGCCGCGGCAATGGCGGCCTCGACCTCGCGGCGGAACCAGGCATCATAGGCGGTGTCGGTCATGGCTGATTCCATTCATTGCGGCGGCATCGGAAGAGTGTGACGGGCGACGCAGGTATGATGAAGCTCCAATGTCTCGCCCGGGGCATCAACAGCACGTAAAATCCGACCTGCACCGATCCTCGCTGCTCAGGATACACCCATGCCCCACCCCTCGGACCACGGACCAGACCCCGAGATCGAACGCTGGCTGCGGGAAGACGTGCCCCGGGCCTGGAAAGAATATCTGGCACATCCGGATCAGGCGGTGTCGTCGAAAGACCTGCTGGATGTCGTCCATGCCGATTATCTGGCGGGGCTTGTGAGACGCGGGTGAACAGCCCCGCAATTCCGTTCAAGACCACCCCCGCCCGCCCCGCGCATCCTCTGGCGATCCCGCCACTGTCCAGGATGCGTGCCGCCCATGACCACCACCTCTGCCAATAGCACCCCGGCCAATACCACCTCTGCCAATGGCACCCCGGCCAACACCAGCCCGGCCGATCGCCGGGTCGGGTTTGCCTGTCTGGCCGGCGCCATGGTGCTGGTCGGCACCACGGTCATCGCCTCCAGGGTTATTGCCGGCGGGGGAGCTGGCGGCGGGATGGGGCCGTTTACCGCCACGGCGCTGCGCTTTGCGCTCGCCTTTCCGGTGTTTCTGCTGCTGATGCGCTGGCAGGGGGTGCGGCTGCCGCGGCCGGCGCCGCGCGATCTGGCGGTGCTGGTGGTGCAGGCGGGGGCCGGCAGTGTCGGCTATACCACGCTGCTGATCTCAGGCCTCGCCAGAACCTCCGCCGCCGATGCCGGGGTGGTGATCGGCACCCTGCCGGTGGTGACCGCCATGATCGCGGTGATGGTGCTGGGCGAACGGCCCGGGCGGCGGCTGCTGGTGGCGATCGCGCTTGCCGCGGCGGGCATGATGGCGGTGGCCGCCGGGGGTGGGGGCGGGAATGGTGGAGGCGGCGCCTCGTCGCTGGCCGGCACGCTGCTGGTGCTGGGCGCGGTGGTCTGCGAGGGGCTGTTCATTCTGCTGAACAAGAAGCTGCGGATCCCGATCGCGCCGCTCGCGCTTTCGACCGTGATGACCGGGCTGGGCTTCATCGCCGCCGGCCTGCCGGCGTTGATCCTGGAACGGCCCTGGGCGGCCGTTCCGGAGACGGCGGCACTGCTGGGTGTCGCCTGGTACGCGCTGGTGCCGACGGTGATCGGCTTCGTGCTCTGGTATGCCGGTGCCGCCCGGGTGAGCGGGGCGGAGGCGGCCCCCTTCACCGCCCTCGCCCCGGTCTCGGCGGTGGCGCTGGCCGCCCTGGTGCTGGGGGAGGCGGTCAGCCTGCCCCAGATCCTGGGCGTCGCCTGCGTGCTGGCGGCACTGGCCGCCCTTCAGGTACCAAACTGGGCCTCGTGGAGGCGCCGGTAAAGCCCGCCCGCGCCCAGCAGTTCGTCATGGGCGCCCTGTTCGGCGATGCCGCCACGGTCGACCACCAGGATGCGGTCGGCGCCGCGGATGGTGGCAAGGCGGTGGGCGATGACCAGGGTGGTGCGGCCGACCGAGAGTTCCGCCAGCGCCTTCTGGATCTCGCGCTCGGTTTCGGTGTCGAGCGCCGAGGTCGCCTCGTCGAGGATCAGGATCGCCGGATCCTTCAGGAACATGCGCGCGATGGCGATGCGCTGCTTCTGCCCACCCGAAAGCTTCACGCCCCGTTCGCCGACCACCGTGTCCAGCCCCTGGGGCAGGCTCTCGATCAGATCCATCAGCCGGGCACGGCGGGCGGCCTCGACGATCTCGGGCTCGGTCGCCCCAAGCCGGCCATAGGCGATGTTCTCGCGGATCGTGCCGCCGAACAGGAACATGTCCTGCTGCACGATGCCGATCTGGCCGCGCAGCGAGGCAAGCGTCATGTCGCGGATGTCGATGCCGTCCACGATGATCGCGCCCGCGTCGACATCGTAGAACCGCGGCAGCAGAGAGCAGAGCGTCGTTTTGCCGGCACCCGAGGGGCCGACGATCGCCACCGTCTCGCCCGCGCCGATGTCGAAGCTGACCCGGTCGAGCACCGGCCGGCTGCCATAGGAAAACGAGACCTCGTGGAAGCGGATATTGCCCGCCAGCCGCGGCGCCGGCCGGGCGCCCGGGCGGTCGGCGATGTCGGGCTCGGTCGACAGAAGGTCGAGATAGCGGCGGAACCCGGCGATGCCTTTGGGGTACAGCTCGATCACCGCATTGATCTTCTCGATCGGCCGCACGAAGACGCCGACCAGCAGCAGGAAACCGACGAAGCCGCCATAGGAGAGCTGCTCGTTCAGCACCAGATAGGCGCCCGCGATCAGCACCACCAGCTGGATCAACCGGATGCTCATATAGTTGAGCGACATGCTGGCCGCCATGATCTTATAGGCGGCAAGCTTGGTCGAGCGGTAGCGGTCGTTGTCGCGGGCGAAGAGCCGGCGCTCGTGATCCTCGTTGGCGAAGGCCTGGACCACGCGCATGCCGCCGACATTCTCTTCGATCCGGACGTTGAAATCGCCGACCCGGCCATAGAGCGCATCCCAGTTGCCGGCCATGCGCTTGCCGTAATGGGTGGCGACCCATATGATCGGCGGCACCACCGCCGCGGTCAGCAGGGCCAGATCGACATTCACCCACAGCATCAGCAGGAAGGCGCCGATGAAGGTCATGATCGCGATGAACAGGTCTTCCGGCCCGTGATGGGCGATCTCGCCGATTTCTTCCAGATCCTTGGTGACCCGGCCGACCAGATGGCCGGTCTTGTTCTCGTCATAGAAGCGGAAGGACAGCTTCTGCAGATGGTCGAAGCTGCGGCGGCGCATCTCGGTCTCGATGTTCACGCCCAGCATATGGCCCCAATAGGTGACCACCGCCATCAGCCCGGTGTTGAGCAGATAGACGACCAGCAGGCCGACGGCGGCGGCGATGATCCAGCCCCAGTCGCCGCCGGGCAGCAGCTCGTCGACATAGAACTTGACCGCGACCGGGAAGCCCAGCTCCAGAAGGCCGGCCAGGACGGCGCAGCCGAAATCGAGCAGGAACAGGCCGCGATAGGGGGCGTAATAGGCGAAAAACTGTCGAAGCATCGGGGGGAGGATCCCAGGCACGTTGCGGTTGGCGGAGTGACGCGGGAAGAGGTCGTCATGGGAAGACCGGGTCTTCAGGACCGGCGGTGCCTTCCGCGCCCCAGCAGCCAGACCAGATACGGGCCGCCGAGTATGGACGCGAACAGGCCCACCGGCAATTGGTACGGGAAGGCCGCCATGCGCGCGAGCCAGTCGGCCGCGACCATCAGGGCAATGCCGATCAGAACGGCGCCGGCCAGCTGACCCTGTGGCCGCCTGAGGCCCAGCAGCCGGGCGGCATGGGGGGCGATCAGCCCCACGAAGCCGAGCGGGCCGACATGGAGGGCGGCGGCCGCGGTCAGCAGGGCCGAGAGCAGCACCAGCAGGAAGCGGGACCGGCCGACCGTCAGCCCGGCCGCCTGCGCGACCGGGGCGCCGAGCGGCAGCAAGGCCAGAACCCGGCCGGCCAGCCCCAAGGGCAGGATCAGCAGCAGGGCGGCACCCGCCGCGATCCAGGCATCGCCGGGGGTGATGGCGGCGGTGGAGCCGGCCAGCCAGCCCAGCAGTTCGAAGGCACGGAAGCCGCCGGTCGCGATCACCGCCACCAGCACCGCATTGGCCAGCGCCGCGGTGGCAAGCCCGGCGAGCAGCAGCCGTTCGGCGCCGAAACCCGCGCGACCGGCGATCGCCAGGATGAAGGCGAGCACCGCGGCAGACCCCGCCGCGGCGCCGGCGAGCCGGGCACCGGTGGAGGGCAGGTCGAGACCGAGCAGCACCAAAGCGAGCCCCAGCCCCGCCCCGGCCCCCACCCCCAGAACGTCGGGGCTGGCGAGCGGGTTGGCGGTGACCCGCTGCATCACGGCGCCTGCCGCCGCCA
The window above is part of the Tistrella mobilis genome. Proteins encoded here:
- a CDS encoding DMT family transporter, with translation MTTTSANSTPANTTSANGTPANTSPADRRVGFACLAGAMVLVGTTVIASRVIAGGGAGGGMGPFTATALRFALAFPVFLLLMRWQGVRLPRPAPRDLAVLVVQAGAGSVGYTTLLISGLARTSAADAGVVIGTLPVVTAMIAVMVLGERPGRRLLVAIALAAAGMMAVAAGGGGGNGGGGASSLAGTLLVLGAVVCEGLFILLNKKLRIPIAPLALSTVMTGLGFIAAGLPALILERPWAAVPETAALLGVAWYALVPTVIGFVLWYAGAARVSGAEAAPFTALAPVSAVALAALVLGEAVSLPQILGVACVLAALAALQVPNWASWRRR
- a CDS encoding ABC transporter ATP-binding protein, with product MLRQFFAYYAPYRGLFLLDFGCAVLAGLLELGFPVAVKFYVDELLPGGDWGWIIAAAVGLLVVYLLNTGLMAVVTYWGHMLGVNIETEMRRRSFDHLQKLSFRFYDENKTGHLVGRVTKDLEEIGEIAHHGPEDLFIAIMTFIGAFLLMLWVNVDLALLTAAVVPPIIWVATHYGKRMAGNWDALYGRVGDFNVRIEENVGGMRVVQAFANEDHERRLFARDNDRYRSTKLAAYKIMAASMSLNYMSIRLIQLVVLIAGAYLVLNEQLSYGGFVGFLLLVGVFVRPIEKINAVIELYPKGIAGFRRYLDLLSTEPDIADRPGARPAPRLAGNIRFHEVSFSYGSRPVLDRVSFDIGAGETVAIVGPSGAGKTTLCSLLPRFYDVDAGAIIVDGIDIRDMTLASLRGQIGIVQQDMFLFGGTIRENIAYGRLGATEPEIVEAARRARLMDLIESLPQGLDTVVGERGVKLSGGQKQRIAIARMFLKDPAILILDEATSALDTETEREIQKALAELSVGRTTLVIAHRLATIRGADRILVVDRGGIAEQGAHDELLGAGGLYRRLHEAQFGT